A stretch of Saccharothrix texasensis DNA encodes these proteins:
- a CDS encoding glycoside hydrolase family 88 protein: MSAEADRAAPTTDHLAVAWNAAVATVRANIADFTAWYPDDTTTAGAYRPRTARDGQPEGANVGWTTGFWPGMLWLVWEATGDDAVLRAARHQVDSFADRVRRGIDLDTHDLGFLYTLSSVTPYRLLGDEGARDTALKAADHLMDRFLEPAGILQAWGDLENPLQRGRTIVDSLMNVPLLYWAAETTGTPSYSDAAIRHTEQLRQHIIRPDGTTFHTYYWDPETGEPLRGGTEQGHQDGSCWARGQAWGIYGFALGYRHARRESFLDAARRCADYFLTRLPEDRIAYWDLVFTDGSGQERDSSAAAIAACGLYELAEHLEDQGAAQRYRAEADAMLDSLATSYSTAREPGSTALLLHGVYDKPKDVGVDEGSLWGDYFYLEALSRRLRPDWRSYW; the protein is encoded by the coding sequence ATGTCCGCGGAAGCAGACCGCGCCGCACCGACCACCGACCACCTGGCCGTGGCCTGGAACGCCGCCGTGGCGACCGTCCGGGCCAACATCGCCGACTTCACCGCCTGGTACCCGGACGACACGACCACCGCGGGCGCGTACCGGCCGCGCACGGCCCGCGACGGCCAACCCGAAGGCGCCAACGTCGGGTGGACCACCGGCTTCTGGCCGGGGATGCTGTGGCTGGTCTGGGAGGCCACCGGCGACGACGCCGTGCTGCGGGCCGCGCGGCACCAGGTCGACAGCTTCGCCGACCGCGTCCGGCGCGGGATCGACCTCGACACCCACGACCTCGGTTTCCTCTACACCCTGTCCAGCGTGACGCCGTACCGGCTGCTCGGCGACGAGGGGGCGCGAGACACCGCGCTGAAGGCCGCGGACCACCTGATGGACCGCTTCCTGGAACCGGCGGGCATCCTGCAGGCCTGGGGCGACCTGGAGAACCCGCTGCAACGCGGCCGCACGATCGTCGACAGCCTGATGAACGTGCCGCTGCTGTACTGGGCGGCCGAGACGACCGGCACGCCGTCGTACTCCGACGCCGCGATCCGCCACACCGAGCAGCTGCGGCAGCACATCATCCGCCCGGACGGCACCACGTTCCACACCTACTACTGGGACCCGGAGACCGGCGAACCCCTGCGCGGCGGCACCGAGCAGGGCCACCAGGACGGCTCCTGCTGGGCCCGCGGGCAGGCGTGGGGCATCTACGGCTTCGCGCTCGGCTACCGGCACGCGCGGCGGGAGTCGTTCCTCGACGCGGCCAGGCGCTGCGCCGACTACTTCCTCACCCGCCTGCCGGAGGACCGCATCGCCTACTGGGACCTCGTGTTCACCGACGGCAGCGGACAGGAACGCGACTCCTCGGCCGCCGCCATCGCCGCGTGCGGCCTGTACGAGCTCGCGGAGCACCTGGAGGACCAGGGCGCCGCCCAGCGCTACCGCGCCGAGGCCGACGCCATGCTGGACAGCCTGGCCACCTCCTACTCGACCGCGCGCGAGCCGGGGTCCACCGCGCTGCTCCTGCACGGCGTCTACGACAAGCCCAAGGACGTCGGCGTGGACGAGGGGAGCCTCTGGGGCGACTACTTCTACCTGGAGGCCCTGAGCCGCCGGCTGCGGCCCGACTGGCGCAGCTACTGGTGA
- a CDS encoding glycoside hydrolase family 43 protein: MPRTPTRIGALVAAVALLFTSWSVTTDRRAEALEPFTGYLMAHFTGEHATGEQIYLAHSRDGLRWTDLNNGAPVLLSTVGTRGVRDPALVRSPAGDRYWIIATDLRIASGTSWSDAANRGSRSLVVWESTDLVTWSAPRLLDVASGIPGAGNAWAPEAIYDPASGEYVVYWATNAALNGVTKHRIYYVRTRDFRSVSSPVLYIDRGAGQGIIDTQIVESPGSVGGYRYYRASADGHITVEGSNSILGSWTTIGNLSHMGISNGTGGGNVVEGPMWMQFNGRAEWALWLDQYATGRGYMPIASTNLGSTRNFRAVSDYNLGATRKRHGSILNLTAAEEGRVLAKWGATSPVNRIQSYNFQDRYVRHADFDVRIDPNVSPAQDAQFRVMPGLAGSGTVSFQSVNYPGYYLRHNNFDFVLAADDGSSAFKADATFRQVAGLASASWSSFQAYSHPDRYLRHYAYQLRLDQITDATGRADATFRLTS; encoded by the coding sequence GTGCCACGAACACCGACGAGGATCGGCGCGCTGGTCGCCGCCGTCGCCCTGCTGTTCACGTCCTGGTCGGTCACCACCGACCGGCGCGCCGAGGCGCTGGAGCCGTTCACCGGCTACCTGATGGCGCACTTCACCGGCGAGCACGCGACCGGCGAGCAGATCTACCTCGCGCACAGCCGCGACGGGCTGCGCTGGACCGACCTCAACAACGGCGCGCCCGTGCTGCTGTCCACCGTGGGCACGCGCGGCGTGCGCGATCCCGCGCTCGTCCGCTCCCCCGCCGGCGACCGGTACTGGATCATCGCCACCGACCTGCGCATCGCGAGCGGCACGTCGTGGTCCGACGCCGCGAACCGGGGCAGCAGGTCGCTGGTCGTGTGGGAGTCGACCGACCTGGTCACCTGGTCCGCGCCACGGCTGCTCGACGTCGCGTCCGGCATCCCCGGCGCGGGCAACGCCTGGGCGCCGGAGGCCATCTACGACCCCGCGTCCGGCGAGTACGTCGTCTACTGGGCGACCAACGCGGCGCTCAACGGCGTGACCAAGCACCGCATCTACTACGTCCGCACCAGGGACTTCCGCAGCGTCAGCTCGCCGGTGCTCTACATCGACCGGGGCGCGGGCCAGGGCATCATCGACACCCAGATCGTCGAGTCGCCCGGGAGCGTCGGCGGCTACCGCTACTACCGGGCCTCCGCCGACGGCCACATCACCGTCGAGGGCAGCAACTCGATCCTCGGCTCGTGGACGACCATCGGCAACCTCTCGCACATGGGCATCTCCAACGGCACCGGCGGCGGCAACGTGGTCGAGGGCCCGATGTGGATGCAGTTCAACGGCCGCGCCGAGTGGGCGCTGTGGCTGGACCAGTACGCCACCGGCCGCGGGTACATGCCGATCGCCTCGACCAACCTCGGCAGCACCCGCAACTTCCGCGCGGTGTCGGACTACAACCTCGGCGCGACCCGCAAGCGGCACGGCTCGATCCTCAACCTCACCGCCGCCGAGGAGGGCCGCGTCCTGGCCAAGTGGGGCGCGACCAGCCCCGTCAACCGCATCCAGTCCTACAACTTCCAGGACCGCTACGTCCGCCACGCCGACTTCGACGTGCGCATCGACCCGAACGTCAGCCCGGCCCAGGACGCCCAGTTCCGGGTGATGCCCGGTCTGGCGGGCTCGGGGACCGTGTCGTTCCAGTCGGTCAACTACCCCGGCTACTACCTGCGGCACAACAACTTCGACTTCGTGCTCGCGGCGGACGACGGCAGCTCGGCGTTCAAGGCCGACGCCACGTTCCGCCAGGTCGCCGGGCTCGCCTCGGCGTCGTGGTCGTCGTTCCAGGCCTACAGCCACCCCGACCGGTACCTCCGGCACTACGCCTACCAGCTCCGGCTCGACCAGATCACCGACGCGACGGGCCGCGCCGACGCCACGTTCCGGCTGACGAGCTGA
- the helR gene encoding RNA polymerase recycling motor ATPase HelR has translation MSTQGYEDELRSERGYVAGLYRRLDAERARVKGEYDAALRGTGGTPMERDVEVRTLAKAAKRLDVADNGLCFGRLDTLTGERSYIGRIGLFDEGDEYEPVLLDWRAPASRPFYVATAANPENMRRRRQFHTRGRLVADFTDEVLGRPDGGERGDAALLAAVNAPRGEGMRDIVATIQSEQDEIIRLDHPGVLVIEGGPGTGKTVVALHRVAYLLYTQRERMERHGVLVVGPNPAFLNHIGRVLPSLGESDVVFMTPGDLVPGLRVTADDTPAAARLKGSLEILDVLAAAVADRQLLPVEPLTVELGGGPARIDAATAEWARDEARASGLPHNEARAVFSEIITYVLTERAIGRIGRGWLTRDNKEAWDRLRADLVKELADDDKFVAVLDELWPVLTPAGLLSSLYTSRERLRAAGADEALWRVDGDAWTVSDVPLLDELVDLLGRDQAADRTAERQRKAEAEYAEGVLDSLHGRQDSMDDEDHLYATDLLYAEDLADRVLERDTRELVERAAADRDWTYRHVVVDEAQELSEMDWRVLMRRCPGRSFTVVGDLAQRRSEAGARSWDAMLEPYVPGRWVYRALTVNYRTPAEIMAVAGALLAEFAPGVQPPESVRACGVQPWSRRVEEDATAAAIEDFVRDEAGREGTSVVIGPAGMAGTVPASETKGLEYDAVLVVEPARILADGPRGAAELYVALTRATQRLGVLHRDPLPTALTGLVEVGAPAGAGGRRPV, from the coding sequence GTGTCAACTCAGGGGTACGAAGACGAACTGCGGTCCGAGCGCGGCTACGTGGCCGGGCTCTACCGCCGGCTGGACGCGGAGCGCGCGCGGGTGAAGGGGGAGTACGACGCGGCGCTGCGCGGCACCGGCGGCACGCCCATGGAGCGCGACGTCGAGGTCCGCACGCTGGCCAAGGCGGCGAAGCGGCTGGACGTGGCCGACAACGGGCTGTGCTTCGGCCGGTTGGACACCCTCACGGGCGAGCGCTCGTACATCGGGCGGATCGGGCTGTTCGACGAGGGCGACGAGTACGAGCCGGTGCTGCTCGACTGGCGTGCGCCCGCGTCGCGCCCCTTCTACGTCGCCACCGCGGCGAACCCGGAGAACATGCGCCGCCGCCGGCAGTTCCACACCCGCGGTCGCCTGGTGGCGGACTTCACCGACGAGGTGCTCGGCCGCCCCGACGGCGGCGAGCGCGGTGACGCGGCCCTGCTCGCGGCGGTCAACGCGCCGCGCGGCGAGGGCATGCGCGACATCGTGGCGACGATCCAGTCCGAGCAGGACGAGATCATCCGGCTCGACCACCCGGGCGTGCTGGTGATCGAGGGCGGACCGGGCACCGGCAAGACCGTCGTCGCGCTGCACCGCGTCGCCTACCTGCTCTACACCCAGCGCGAGCGGATGGAGCGGCACGGGGTGCTGGTGGTCGGGCCCAACCCGGCGTTCCTGAACCACATCGGCCGGGTGCTGCCGTCGCTCGGCGAGTCCGACGTGGTGTTCATGACGCCGGGCGACCTGGTGCCCGGTCTGCGCGTGACGGCCGACGACACGCCGGCCGCCGCGCGGCTCAAGGGCTCGTTGGAGATCCTGGACGTGCTCGCGGCGGCGGTCGCCGATCGGCAGCTGCTGCCGGTGGAGCCGTTGACCGTCGAGCTGGGCGGCGGCCCGGCGCGGATCGACGCCGCCACCGCGGAGTGGGCCAGGGACGAGGCGCGGGCGAGCGGGCTGCCGCACAACGAGGCCCGCGCGGTGTTCAGCGAGATCATCACCTACGTGCTCACCGAACGGGCGATCGGTCGGATCGGCCGCGGCTGGCTCACCAGGGACAACAAGGAGGCGTGGGACCGCCTGCGGGCGGACCTGGTCAAGGAGCTCGCCGACGACGACAAGTTCGTCGCCGTGCTCGACGAGCTGTGGCCGGTCCTGACGCCGGCCGGGTTGCTGTCCTCGCTGTACACGTCCCGGGAACGGCTGCGGGCGGCGGGCGCGGACGAGGCGCTGTGGCGTGTCGACGGCGACGCCTGGACGGTGTCGGACGTGCCGCTGCTCGACGAGCTGGTGGACCTGCTCGGCCGGGACCAGGCCGCGGACCGGACCGCCGAGCGGCAGCGCAAGGCGGAGGCCGAGTACGCCGAGGGCGTGCTGGACAGCCTGCACGGCCGCCAGGACTCGATGGACGACGAGGACCACCTCTACGCCACGGACCTGCTCTACGCCGAGGACCTGGCGGACCGCGTGCTCGAACGCGACACGCGGGAGCTGGTCGAGCGCGCCGCCGCCGACCGGGACTGGACCTACCGGCACGTGGTGGTCGACGAGGCGCAGGAGCTGTCCGAGATGGACTGGCGGGTGCTCATGCGGCGGTGCCCGGGCCGCTCGTTCACCGTGGTCGGCGATCTCGCGCAGCGCCGGTCCGAGGCCGGTGCGAGGTCGTGGGACGCGATGCTGGAGCCGTACGTGCCGGGGCGCTGGGTCTACCGGGCGCTGACGGTGAACTACCGCACCCCGGCGGAGATCATGGCCGTCGCCGGCGCGCTGCTCGCCGAGTTCGCGCCGGGGGTCCAGCCGCCGGAGTCGGTGCGCGCGTGCGGCGTCCAGCCGTGGTCGAGGCGGGTCGAGGAGGACGCGACGGCGGCCGCCATCGAGGACTTCGTCCGGGACGAGGCCGGTCGTGAGGGCACCAGCGTGGTGATCGGGCCGGCGGGCATGGCGGGCACGGTGCCCGCGTCGGAGACGAAGGGCCTGGAGTACGACGCCGTCCTGGTCGTGGAGCCGGCGCGGATCCTCGCCGACGGCCCGCGCGGCGCGGCCGAGCTCTACGTCGCGCTCACCCGGGCCACCCAGCGCCTCGGCGTGCTGCACCGGGACCCGTTGCCGACGGCCCTGACCGGCCTGGTGGAGGTCGGGGCGCCGGCCGGGGCCGGAGGTCGGCGGCCGGTGTAG
- a CDS encoding cation:proton antiporter — protein MNQIQFALKVFAALAVVLAATTLCGRIAMAVKQPRVVGEMVAGVLLGPALLGAVAPGVQAQVFPADVKDTLYVLSTIGLTFYMFLVGSSLDHSLASGQRMRRAVALAASGILPTFALGAGAAALFFGSLSPDGTTRWEFMLFVGGALSITAFPMLARILQERGIANTPIGGLTLVAAAIDDAAAWVILAVIIAVAAAGSPFDAVGTVAGAAVFALLMLTVGRALFSRLGARVEREGRMSRDVMALVLLVVLLAGWFTDYIGVFSVFGGFITGLAMPQSAIVRRELETRLTDLNSILLLPVFFAFSGLNTQVSGFGAGGGLWLPLAVIMAVAFAGKYLGCAVVVRAQGFSWRYASAVGGLMNARGLMILIFINIGLAHDMVTPELFAILVAVAIVTTAAAMPIYRASLPESLERGTTDFIPSTVPAPNK, from the coding sequence GTGAACCAGATCCAGTTCGCGTTGAAGGTGTTCGCCGCGCTCGCGGTCGTGCTCGCCGCGACGACGTTGTGCGGGCGCATCGCCATGGCGGTCAAGCAACCCAGGGTGGTCGGCGAGATGGTCGCCGGCGTCCTGCTCGGCCCGGCCCTGCTCGGCGCCGTGGCGCCCGGCGTGCAGGCCCAGGTCTTCCCGGCGGACGTCAAGGACACCTTGTACGTGCTGAGCACGATCGGGCTGACGTTCTACATGTTCCTGGTCGGGTCCTCGCTCGACCACAGCCTGGCGAGCGGGCAGCGCATGCGGCGGGCGGTGGCGCTCGCGGCGTCGGGCATCCTGCCGACCTTCGCGCTGGGCGCGGGCGCGGCGGCGCTGTTCTTCGGCTCGCTGAGCCCGGACGGCACGACCCGGTGGGAGTTCATGCTGTTCGTCGGCGGCGCGCTGTCGATCACCGCGTTCCCGATGCTGGCGCGGATCCTCCAGGAGCGCGGGATCGCGAACACCCCCATCGGCGGCCTCACCCTGGTCGCGGCGGCGATCGACGACGCGGCGGCGTGGGTCATCCTGGCGGTGATCATCGCGGTCGCGGCGGCGGGCAGCCCGTTCGACGCGGTGGGCACGGTGGCGGGCGCGGCGGTGTTCGCGCTGCTGATGCTCACGGTGGGGCGCGCCCTGTTCTCCCGGCTGGGCGCGCGGGTGGAGCGCGAGGGCCGGATGAGCCGCGACGTGATGGCGCTCGTGCTGCTCGTCGTGCTGCTGGCGGGGTGGTTCACCGACTACATCGGCGTGTTCTCGGTGTTCGGCGGGTTCATCACGGGTCTGGCGATGCCGCAGTCGGCGATCGTGCGCCGGGAGCTGGAGACGCGGCTCACGGACCTGAACTCCATCCTGCTGCTGCCGGTGTTCTTCGCGTTCAGCGGGCTGAACACGCAGGTGTCCGGCTTCGGCGCGGGCGGCGGGCTGTGGTTGCCGCTCGCGGTGATCATGGCGGTCGCGTTCGCGGGCAAGTACCTCGGCTGCGCGGTGGTCGTGCGCGCCCAGGGCTTCTCGTGGCGCTACGCGTCCGCGGTCGGAGGGCTGATGAACGCGCGGGGGCTGATGATCCTGATCTTCATCAACATCGGCCTCGCGCACGACATGGTGACGCCGGAGTTGTTCGCGATCCTGGTCGCGGTCGCGATCGTGACCACCGCCGCCGCGATGCCGATCTACCGGGCGTCCCTGCCCGAGAGCCTGGAGCGCGGCACGACCGACTTCATCCCGTCCACGGTGCCCGCGCCGAACAAGTGA
- a CDS encoding cytochrome P450, giving the protein MWVTGVLAAAAVLTAPRWLPARVVALRGKVFEKVNGDDAITFPNADVGPDRFQEVYGHPAANGRSRGAGLSDLFWYWLSPGPEVHQEHLEAGPRYDDVARTTRALLAGPGDALSAAAARCAGRVLDEVVTGQVALVRLRDLMTPVWAEYFYELVFGEPCPREARDLIVGHADDVVTSLKCTGLRHPARRARLTRYLARRVAAGDVRRPLPASLSPAEQVHYLQGTFFNTAVVQMSEAMAHVLLALAQHPDVAARLAADERYFAHVLDETMRLYPLFGIAHRITTGDIALDERTTLPAGSVLCFSYPDYHATGYARPDVFDPDRWRDVQARTAHHIPFGVAANRPCPAWRLSPLALRGATAEVLRRVTLHSTVTHTRSLPSRGPCLLVRAGEPLPPRRLAVLGAFLRVRDRWEDVWRSVVQLVLGTVMVLHAHRLRLAGRYFDTHDTQGRPLRQEPPSTQEITE; this is encoded by the coding sequence GTGTGGGTGACCGGGGTGCTCGCCGCCGCCGCGGTGCTGACCGCGCCGCGCTGGCTGCCGGCACGGGTGGTCGCCCTGCGCGGCAAGGTGTTCGAGAAGGTCAACGGGGACGACGCGATCACGTTCCCGAACGCCGACGTCGGGCCGGACCGGTTCCAGGAGGTCTACGGCCACCCGGCGGCGAACGGCCGCAGCCGGGGCGCCGGGCTGTCGGACCTGTTCTGGTACTGGCTCTCCCCCGGCCCCGAAGTGCACCAGGAGCACTTGGAGGCCGGACCGCGCTACGACGACGTGGCCCGCACGACGCGCGCGCTGCTGGCCGGGCCGGGCGACGCGCTGTCGGCGGCGGCGGCCCGCTGCGCCGGGCGGGTGCTCGACGAAGTCGTCACCGGGCAGGTCGCGCTGGTGCGACTGCGGGACCTGATGACGCCGGTGTGGGCGGAGTACTTCTACGAGCTGGTGTTCGGCGAGCCGTGCCCCCGCGAGGCGCGCGACCTGATCGTGGGGCACGCCGACGACGTGGTGACGTCGTTGAAGTGCACCGGCCTGCGCCACCCCGCCCGGCGGGCGCGGCTGACCCGCTACCTGGCCCGGCGGGTCGCGGCGGGCGACGTGCGGCGGCCGTTGCCGGCGAGCCTGTCGCCCGCCGAGCAGGTGCACTACCTGCAAGGCACGTTCTTCAACACCGCCGTGGTCCAGATGTCCGAGGCGATGGCGCACGTGCTGCTCGCGCTGGCGCAGCACCCGGACGTGGCGGCCCGGCTCGCCGCGGACGAGCGCTACTTCGCCCACGTCCTGGACGAGACCATGCGGCTCTACCCGCTGTTCGGCATCGCGCACCGCATCACCACCGGGGACATCGCGCTGGACGAGCGCACCACGCTGCCCGCCGGCTCGGTGCTGTGCTTCAGCTACCCCGACTACCACGCCACCGGCTACGCGCGCCCGGACGTGTTCGACCCGGACCGCTGGCGGGACGTGCAGGCGCGGACCGCGCACCACATCCCGTTCGGCGTCGCCGCCAACCGGCCCTGCCCGGCCTGGCGGCTGTCCCCGCTGGCGCTGCGCGGCGCGACCGCCGAGGTGCTGCGCCGCGTGACGCTGCACTCCACGGTCACGCACACCCGGTCGTTGCCGAGCCGCGGCCCGTGCCTGCTGGTGCGGGCGGGCGAGCCGCTGCCACCGCGTCGCCTCGCGGTGCTCGGCGCGTTCCTGCGCGTGCGGGACCGGTGGGAGGACGTGTGGCGCAGCGTCGTCCAGCTCGTGCTCGGCACGGTCATGGTCCTGCACGCCCACCGGCTGCGGCTGGCCGGGCGCTACTTCGACACGCACGACACCCAGGGTCGCCCGCTGCGGCAGGAGCCGCCTTCCACCCAGGAGATCACCGAGTGA
- a CDS encoding alpha-hydroxy acid oxidase, translating into MSTWIAGLPEQARAVLDPVHYDYYAGGVGDEVVLGENEAAFRRLALLPRVLRGRSERDLSVELPGGRLDLPVLIAPTAFHRLAHPDGELATARAAAAAGTVLVSGVAATVAIGEVVAAARSAAADASVWFQLYPQPDEDVTACLVERAERAGCAALVVTADSPVFGRHRRDAEHGFHDLPAGLAAENMRDLPGAPPGGVRDIEMSPSVSWAHLDRLRELTSLPVWLKGVLHPADAVLAVEHGMAGIVVSNHGGRQSDLAPAAVEALPAVVDAVAGRVPVVLDGGVRSGGDVAVALALGAAAVGVGRPVLWGLAAAGEPGVARVLDVLRDEFDHVLALCGGRDPADLTRDLVVARGTGVFARCG; encoded by the coding sequence GTGAGCACCTGGATCGCCGGGTTGCCCGAACAGGCCCGCGCGGTGCTCGACCCGGTGCACTACGACTACTACGCGGGCGGTGTCGGCGACGAGGTCGTGCTCGGGGAGAACGAGGCGGCGTTCCGACGCCTGGCCCTGCTGCCGAGGGTGCTGCGCGGCCGGTCGGAGCGGGACCTCTCGGTCGAGCTGCCCGGCGGTCGCCTCGACCTGCCGGTGCTGATCGCGCCGACCGCGTTCCACCGGCTGGCCCACCCGGACGGCGAGCTGGCCACGGCGCGGGCCGCGGCGGCGGCGGGAACGGTGCTGGTGTCCGGCGTGGCGGCGACCGTGGCGATCGGCGAGGTGGTGGCGGCGGCGCGGTCCGCGGCCGCGGACGCGTCCGTCTGGTTCCAGCTCTACCCGCAGCCCGACGAGGACGTGACCGCGTGCCTGGTGGAGCGGGCGGAACGGGCGGGGTGCGCGGCGCTGGTGGTGACCGCCGACTCGCCGGTGTTCGGCCGCCACCGCCGCGACGCCGAGCACGGCTTCCACGACCTGCCGGCCGGGCTCGCGGCGGAGAACATGCGCGACCTGCCCGGCGCGCCGCCGGGCGGCGTGCGGGACATCGAGATGTCGCCGTCGGTGTCGTGGGCGCACCTGGACCGGTTGCGGGAGCTGACGTCGTTGCCGGTGTGGCTCAAGGGCGTGCTCCACCCGGCTGACGCGGTGCTCGCGGTCGAGCACGGGATGGCCGGGATCGTGGTGTCCAACCACGGCGGGCGCCAGTCCGACCTCGCGCCCGCCGCCGTCGAGGCGCTGCCCGCGGTGGTCGACGCGGTGGCGGGCCGGGTGCCGGTGGTGCTGGACGGCGGCGTCCGCTCCGGTGGTGACGTGGCCGTGGCGCTCGCGCTCGGCGCGGCGGCCGTGGGCGTCGGCCGGCCGGTGCTGTGGGGTCTGGCCGCGGCCGGCGAGCCGGGGGTGGCGCGGGTCCTGGACGTGCTGCGCGACGAGTTCGACCACGTCCTCGCGCTGTGCGGCGGGCGTGACCCGGCCGACCTCACCCGCGACCTGGTGGTCGCGCGCGGGACGGGGGTGTTCGCGCGGTGTGGGTGA
- a CDS encoding NAD(P)-binding domain-containing protein, which produces MSSEVSTECLVIGAGPAGLQASYLLSRAGRDHLVLEAGDAPGTFFTRFPRHRTLISINKPITGWDDPELDLRTDWNSLLSDDPALLFTRYTPRYFPHADDMVRYLGDFAAAHDLPIRYGTSVVEVTRPDDFVVRDQNGDTYRARRIIVATGVSKSYVPPIDGVELAERYDEVSVDPADFTGQRVLIIGRGNSAFETADNLVETTSVIHVAGPGSLKLAWQTHFVGHLRAVNNNFLDTYQLKSQNALLDGRVVDIRRDGDGFLVRVSFVRVDERVKEIRYDRVILATGFRFDASIFAPECRPRLTINDRFPDQTAAWESVNVPDLFFAGTITQARDFKKSTSGFIHGFRYGVRALHHVLEHRYHGVAWPSRDLAPTSEAVADAVIERVNRTSALWQLFAFMADAVLVGSDGALRYAEEVPLAHLHEAVGRGDFGDVESYLAVTLEYGEGHDRINPFDVTESRVSQQDTSGLDGRYLHPVVRHFRDGVLLGEHHLTENLENEWDSEDVHRAPLLAFLDTRLARTAAVSP; this is translated from the coding sequence GTGTCCAGCGAGGTTTCGACGGAGTGTCTCGTGATCGGCGCCGGCCCGGCGGGGCTCCAGGCGTCGTACCTGCTCTCCCGCGCCGGGCGGGACCACCTGGTGCTGGAGGCCGGTGACGCGCCCGGCACCTTCTTCACCCGCTTCCCCCGGCACCGCACCCTGATCTCGATCAACAAGCCGATCACCGGTTGGGACGACCCCGAGCTCGACCTGCGCACCGACTGGAACTCGTTGCTGTCCGACGACCCGGCGCTGCTGTTCACCCGCTACACGCCGCGCTACTTCCCGCACGCCGACGACATGGTCCGCTACCTGGGCGACTTCGCCGCCGCGCACGACCTGCCGATCCGCTACGGCACGTCGGTGGTGGAGGTGACCAGGCCGGACGACTTCGTGGTGCGCGACCAGAACGGCGACACCTACCGGGCCCGGCGGATCATCGTGGCCACCGGTGTGTCCAAGTCCTACGTGCCGCCGATCGACGGGGTGGAGCTCGCCGAGCGGTACGACGAGGTGTCGGTGGACCCGGCGGACTTCACCGGGCAGCGGGTGCTGATCATCGGGCGCGGCAACTCGGCGTTCGAGACCGCGGACAACCTCGTCGAGACGACGTCGGTCATCCACGTCGCCGGGCCCGGCTCGCTCAAGCTGGCGTGGCAGACCCACTTCGTCGGCCACCTGCGCGCGGTGAACAACAACTTCCTCGACACCTACCAGCTCAAGTCGCAGAACGCGCTGCTGGACGGTCGGGTCGTGGACATCCGCCGGGACGGCGACGGCTTCCTGGTGCGGGTCAGCTTCGTGCGGGTCGACGAGCGGGTGAAGGAGATCCGCTACGACCGGGTGATCCTGGCGACCGGGTTCCGGTTCGACGCGTCGATCTTCGCGCCCGAGTGCCGTCCCCGACTGACGATCAACGACCGCTTCCCGGACCAGACCGCCGCCTGGGAGTCGGTGAACGTGCCCGACCTGTTCTTCGCCGGCACCATCACGCAGGCCAGGGACTTCAAGAAGTCGACGAGCGGGTTCATCCACGGCTTCCGGTACGGGGTGCGGGCGCTGCACCACGTCCTGGAGCACCGCTACCACGGCGTGGCGTGGCCGAGCCGGGACCTCGCCCCCACCTCCGAGGCGGTGGCCGACGCGGTCATCGAGCGGGTGAACCGCACCTCCGCGTTGTGGCAGCTGTTCGCGTTCATGGCGGACGCGGTGCTGGTCGGGTCGGACGGCGCGCTGCGCTACGCCGAGGAGGTGCCGTTGGCCCACCTGCACGAGGCGGTGGGCCGGGGCGACTTCGGCGACGTCGAGTCCTACCTGGCGGTGACGCTGGAGTACGGCGAGGGCCACGACCGGATCAACCCGTTCGACGTCACCGAGAGCCGGGTGTCCCAGCAGGACACCAGCGGCCTCGACGGCCGCTACCTGCACCCGGTCGTCCGGCACTTCCGGGACGGGGTCCTGCTCGGCGAGCACCACCTCACCGAGAACCTGGAGAACGAGTGGGACAGCGAGGACGTGCACCGGGCGCCGCTGCTGGCGTTCCTCGACACCCGACTCGCCCGGACCGCCGCGGTCTCGCCGTGA